In Aeromicrobium sp. A1-2, the DNA window AACTCGACGACCTCGTCGGCGTGCTTGACGGCGTCCTTGGTGCCGGGCGCGAGAGGCGCGTCTGCCTTCAGGGCGAGCTGCTTGGCCTTGGCCTTGTCGCCGAGGTTCTCGATCGCGTGCGGCGGGGGCCCGATCCAGATCAGCCCGGCGTCGATGACGGCCTGGGCGAACTCGGCGTTCTCGGCGAGGAAGCCGTAGCCGGGGTGCACGCTGTCCGCGCCGGACTTGTCGGCGATCGCGAGGATCTTCTCGATCGACAGGTACGACTCCGCGGGCGTGGAGCCCTCGAGGGAGTACGCCTCGTCGGCCAACCGGACGAACACGGCATCGCGGTCAGGCTCGGCATAGACAGCGACGCTGCCGATCCCGGAATCCTTGCACGCACGGATGATGCGCACCGCGATCTCACCGCGGTTGGCGATCAGGACCTTGGCCAGGGGCTTGCTCACTGAAATGCTCTCCTCGTTCAGGACACTTGTGCCTGCCGAAGTCTAGGGCCTCGTGATCCGCGCGCCCGTATGAGGTTGGTTACCCGCCGGTGTTCGATTGTGCCGGCAGGTTAACGGTTGTTAACATCGGCTCATGAACTTTGCCCTCTCCAGTGAGCACGAGACCTTCCGCCGCAGCGTGCGCGAGTTCGCTGAGGCCGAGGTTGCCCCGCACGTGGCGCAGTGGGACAAGGACCACCACTTCCCGGTCGACCTCGTGCACAAGATGGGCGACCTGGGCCTCTTCGGGCTCACCGCCCCGGAAGAGTTCGGCGGCGCCGATGGTGACTTCACGAGCCTGTGTGTCGCGATCGAGGAGCTCGGCCGGGTCGATCAGTCGGTCGGGATCACGCTCGAGGCCGGCGTCGGACTCGGCATCACGCCGATCCTGGAGTACGGCACGCAGGAGCAGAAGGAGCAGTGGCTCCCCGAGCTCGTCGCGGGTCAGAAGCTGGCCGGCTTCGGGCTCACCGAGCCGGGTGCCGGCTCGGACGCCAGCGCGACCAAGACCAAGGCCGTCGTCGACGGTGAGGAGTGGGTCGTCAACGGGTCGAAGCAGTTCATCACGAACTCCGGCAGCGAGATCACCTCGCTGGTGACCGTGACGGCCCGCACCGGGACGCGCGACAACGGCAGCCCCGAGATCTCCGCGATCGTGCTTCCCGCCGGCACGCCGGGCTTCGTCGCCGAGGCGCCGTACGACAAGCTCGGCTGGCACATCTCGGACACCCACCCGCTGTCATTCACCGATGCCCGGGTCCCGGTCGACAACCTGCTCGGTGACCGTGGCCGCGGCTACGCGCAGTTTCTCGCGACGCTCGACGACGGTCGCGTGGCGATTGCCGCGCTAGCGGTCGGCTGCATCCAGGCCTGCCTCGACCTCTGCGTGGAGTACGCCGGGGACCGCACGACGTTCGGCGTGCCGATCGGCGCCAAGCAGGGCGTTGCGTTCCAGATCGCCGATCTCGCTGTGATGGCCCAGGCCGGGCGCGCGCTGACCTACCAGGCGGCCGCGATGAAGGATGGCGGCGCGTCCTCCAAGGACTTCAAGCAGGCCGCCTCGATTGCCAAGCTCTACACCTCGGAGGCCGCGGTCACCGCGACCCGCATCGCAACCCAGGTCTTCGGTGGCTACGGCTTCATGGAGGAGTACCCCGTCGCGCGCTTCTACCGCGATGCCAAGATCCTGGAGATCGGCGAGGGGACGTCTGAGGTCCAGCGCATGCTGATAGCGCGCGGACTGGGACTCCCGGTCGAGTGACGCACCACTAGGTCGCAGGGCGCCAACCGATCAGACCTACAGGTTGGTCATCTTGGTGCACGGGAGTGGAATGTGCTTGACCTCGGCGCCGAAATCGACCTGAGCGGACTGTGTGCCTTGCAGGCTCACGATTCGACCGAGTCCGAAGGTGTCGTGCGAGACGCGGGCTCCCACTTCATACACTTCGGCAGCGATCTCCGGCTTCGCCTGGAAGGGACTGGACGGGTGGTAGCGGCGTCGCCGCGGTGAGGTTGCCATCGTGAGTCCAGTGTCCCACTGTTTCGGGCCCGAGACTAACGAAATCATCCTTCGGACGGCCGCCAGAGGTCGGTCCAGGCGATACCGAGGTCGCCGACGAGCTCGCGCAGCAGAGGCAGCGACAACCCGACCACGTTGTGGTGGTCGCCCTCGATACCGGTGATGAAGGCCCCACCGAGCCCGTCGATCGTGAATGCCCCAGCGACTGCGAGGGGCTCGCCGGTCGCGACGTAGGCGTCGATCTCTGCATCGCTGATGTCCGCGAAGTGCACGACGGTCGAGGCCGTCTCGACGAATTCCCGACCCGCGCGACGTACGCAGTGCCCGCTGTGCAGGACACCGCTGCGCCCGCGCATGCGACGCCACCGACCGGCGGCCTCGACCGGGCCGGCTGGCTTGCCGAAGATCTCGCCCTCGAACGCCAGGACTGAGTCACAGCCGATCACCAGGGCGTCGGCGTCAACCTGCTCCGCGACGGCGCGGCACTTGAGCTGCGCGAGTGCCGCTGCGAGGTTGGCGGCGTCGGCTGAGGCGATGCGGTCCTCGTCGACGCCGGACACAATGACCTCGGGGTCGATGCCGGCGGACCGCAGCGTCGCGAGACGCGCGGGGGAGGCCGAGGCCAGGATGACCCTCATCAAAGCGCCGCCTCGTCGTAGCGAGTGCGCACGACCTCGAGCCTCGGCTCCGCGAGCAGCTCGGTGAGCAACGCGTCGGATCCGGCCACCCCGGTCCAGGTGCCCTCGATGTTGGTCGTCACGAACCAGGCGTGATCGGTCGGCCACATCAGGTTCGGGCTGTTGATGTCGCGCGGCACCCCCTGGCCGTACGGCGCGGCGCCCCAGTGTCCGGCCTCGGCGAGCCGACCGGCGAACAGGAACTGGTCGCCGAGCAGCGGGCCGTCCATGACGTGCGGGGGGAAGGCCGGGGGCACAGGGGGTGGCGGCTTCTCCTGGGTGAAGATGCGCCCGGGCCACCGCGGTGGCCCGGAGAATGTCGTCAGGAAGCCGACCGCGTCGCCGCCGTGGATGTCGCCGTAGCCTTCCCACAGTCCGAAGAAGCAGGCGTCTGGCGTCGTGGTGTGTCGAGCCAGCACGTCGCAGAGCGCACGCAGGAGGCTGTCGCGCAGGTGGCCCTCGTCGCGCTCCGCGTCGCCCGGGTTCTGCTCCGCGTGGAGCACCCGTGCGTAGGCGTCGAATCCAGACGGCCCCAATGTGGACCGCAGAGTCAGCGGCGCCTGATCGGCCAGGAACCAGTCGGCGGCGGTGAGGTCGGCCAACGGAATGAGGGTCATCCGCGCACTCCCCAAGATGTGGGCACTTTCCGGGCATTTCGGGCGACGGAACGCCCGGGAGGTGCCCACATCTTGTTGGATGTCGGCATCGTCAGGCGCCGTACGCCGATCGGCGCCACTGGTCCGGGCCGAATCGGTGCGGGGCGCGGGCCTGGCGGGTCGGGTGGCCCCACTGCGAACGAATCCTTGGCTTGGTCCCGGCAGCAGCGTTGGCTGCGGCGGCGTTGCGAGCGGCCACCACTGCGACGAGGGCGGCCAGCTCCTCGGCGGTCAGGTCGCCCTTGACGACGCGCAGCATCGGCTCGGGCTCGGCCGGAGAGCTCGCGGCGTCCTCTGTCGGGTCGGGGCTCACAGCGGGATGTTCCCATGCTTCTTGGGCGGCAGCGTCTCACGCTTGGTCTTGAGCAGTCGCAGCGCCTTGACGACCTCGGCGCGGGTCTGGCTGGGCTCGATGACTGCGTCGATGTAGCCGCGTTCGGCCGCGAGATACGGGTTGCACAGCTCGTCTTCGTACGCCGTCATGAGCTCGGCGCGGGTCGCGGCGGGATCCTCGGATGCGGCGATCTCCTTGCGGTACAGGATGCCGACCGCGCCGGACGCGCCGACGACGGCAATCTGCGCCGAGGGCCAGGCGATGTTGATGTCGGCGCCCAGGTGCTTGGAGCCCATGACGTCGTACGCGCCGCCGTAGGCCTTGCGGGTGATGACCGTGACGAGGGGGACGGTCGCCTCGGCGTAGGCGTAGATGAGCTTGGCGCCGCGGCGGATGATGCCGTCCCACTCCTGGCCGGTGCCGGGCAGGAAGCCGGGAACGTCGACCAGGGTCAGCACGGGGATGTTGAACGCGTCGCACGTGCGCACGAATCGGGCCGCCTTCTCCGAGGCGTCGATGTCCAGGCAGCCGGCCAGCTGCATGGGCTGGTTCGCGACGACGCCGACGGAGCGGCCCTCGACGCGGCCGTAGCCGATCAGGATGTTGGGCGCGAACAGCGGCATGACCTCGAGGAAGTCGCCGTCGTCGACGATCGACTCGATCACGGTGTGCATGTCGTACGGCTGGTTGGCCGAGTCCGGGATCAGGGTGTCCAGCGCCAGGTCGGTCTCGGACGGCTCGAGGTCGGCGATCTCGTCGTACGGCTCGGGCTCCTCCATGTTGTTCTGCGGCAGGTAGGAGATCAGCGCCTTGACGTACTCGATGGCGTCTTCCTCGTCGGCGCCCATGTAGTGGGCGTTGCCGGACTTGGTGTTGTGCGTTCGCGCGCCACCCAGGTCCTCCATCGTGACGTCCTCGCCCGTGACGGTCTTGATGATGTCGGGGCCGGTGATGAACATGTTGGAGGTCTTGTCGACCATCACGACGAAGTCGGTTACGGCGGGGGAGTAGACGTGCCCACCAGCGTTGGTGCCCATGATCAGCGAGATCTGCGGGATCACACCCGAGGCGTGCACGTTGCGCTTGAAGATCTCGCCGTACAGGCCGAGCGAGACGACACCCTCCTGGATGCGGGCGCCGGCGCCCTCGTTGACCCCGATGATCGGGCAGCCGGACTTGATCGCGAGGTCCATGACCTTGGTGATCTTCTCGCCGTAGACCTGCCCGAGGCTGCCGCCGAAGATCGAGAAGTCCTGGCTGAACACGCACACCTGGCGGCCATCCATCGTGCCGTAGCCGGTGATGACGCCATCACCCAGCGGGCGGTTGCTCTCCAGCCCGAATGCCGTGCTGCGATGCCGTGCCAGCGCGTCGAGCTCGACGAACGAGCCGTCATCGAGCAGCTGCTCGACTCGCTCGCGTGCGCTCTGGCGCCCCTTGGCGTGCTGCTTCTCCGCAGCCCGCTCGGCCATGTCGACCGTGGCCTCGGCGCGGCGACGCTGGAAGTCGGCCAGCTTGCCGGCAGTCGTGTGGAGCTCGGGATGGACTTCGATCTCGTGTTCGGTCAGGGGGGTCAGCGTAACGATTGGAGGTTGCGACCGATATGTGAGGCTGTTCTCATGGCCTATCGAGACCTGGACCGCCCGCCGCTGGACGCTGCTGTGCTGCGTACAGCCCTGGTCGGCCCGGACACGTTCTGGACCGATGTCGTGGTGACCGCCGAGACCGGCAGCACGAATGCCGACGTCGCCGCTGCGGCCCGCGCGGGAGGCCCGGAGGGCACGATCCACACGACCGACCTGCAGACCGCAGGACGCGGTCGGATGGACCGGGTATGGGAGTCACCGGCCGGCTCGGGGCTCATCGTGTCGGTGCTGCTGCGGCCAGCAGAAGTGCCGGCAGGGCGCTGGGTGTGGCTGCCGCTGCTGGTCGGTCTCGCGGTCGACGCGACGGCGCGCGAGTGTGGAGTCGGCTCCGGGCTCAAGTGGCCCAATGACGTACTGGTCGACGGTCGCAAGCTCGCCGGGATCCTGCTCGAACGCGTCGACACCCCGTTGGGTGCCGCCGCGATCATCGGGGTGGGCCTGAATGTGTCGATGCGGAGCGACGAGCTGCCGGTCGAGACCGCGACATCGCTCGCGCTCGAGGGCGCGGCCGAGACCGACCGGACGGTCGTCCTGCGGGTGTTCCTGCGCAACCTCGAGGCGCTCTATCGAGCCTGGTCGGCATCCGGCGGCGACCCCGCGGCAGGCATCCGCGACTCGTACGTCAGACGGTGCGTCACGCTCGGCACGAGGGTCCGGGTGAGCCTGCCAGACGGCAGCTCGCTGGAGGGCCAGGCGACCGGGATCGACGAATTGGGGCGACTCCTCGTCGACGGCTCCGCGATCAGCGCAGGCGATATCACCCACGTCCGACCGGCGACGTGAGAAAATCAGCACATGAGCCTCCCCCGCAAGCTGATGATCGACGGCGAACAGACTGTCACCGACACCCGCACCCACATCAAGGTCCTGCTGGTCCCGTTCCTGATCCTGCTCGTCGTGGCCGGGGCCGGAGGCTTCCTGATCAACACGGTCGGCGGCTCGGGCAGCGGAATCCCGCGCTGGATCGTGGTCGCGGGGATGGTAATCCTGATCCTGTGGGGATCGGTGCTGCCGTTTCTCAAGTGGCTCACGTGGACCTACACGCTGACCAACAAGCGCATCGTCGAGCAGAAGGGCCTGCTGACCCGTACGGGCCGGGTCATTCCCCTGAGCCGCGTCAACGACGTCGCGTTCGAGAAGAACCTCAACGACCGCATCCTCGGCTGCGGCACCCTGATCATCCACGACGCCAGCGAGCAGGCTGGGCTGCAGCTGCGGGACATCCCGCACATCGAGGCATTCCACCGCACAGTCTCCAATCTGGTCTTCCAGACGCACGACAACTCCTCGAGCGATGAATCGATCTGACCTCCGCGACGACCTCGCCCGACTGATCCTCGGCGGCGAGCTCAACCTCACCAGCACGGAGGTCGCGGACAAGGGTGGGCTGAGCCTCGAGGACGGCAAACGGCTCTGGCGCGCGCTCGGCTTCCCCGACACCGGCGACGCCATTGCGTACGGGGGCCCTGACGTCGAGGCGGTCGCAACGGTTGCGGCGGCGATCGAGACCGGGGTCCTCGATGAAGAGAGCATCTTCCGGCTGACCCGCGCGCTCGGCACCACGATGTCGCGTCTTGCCGACTGGCAGGTGTCGACGCTCGTCGAGCAGGTCGAGCACGATGTCCAGGGCGGCAAGTCCGCGAGCAGGCTGGAGGCAGCGGTCGGCTTGGCGACGGGCGTCGCCCGGGGGTTCGAGCAGCTGATGATCTATGCCTGGCGCAGACACCTGGCCGCTGCGGCGGCCCGCATCGAGGCGCTCGGCGCCGCCGACGAGGAGCTGCTGTCGACGGTCGTGACGGTGGGGTTCGCGGATCTGTCCCGCTTCACCCTGTTGTCCAATGAGCTCGACGACTCGACGCTCGGGGCGTTGGTCGAAAACTTCGAGACCCGCTGCAGCGACATCGTCACGGCCCACGGGGGGCGGGTCATCAAGACCTTGGGGGACGCGGTCCTGTTCGTGACGGCGGACGCCAAGGAGGGCACGCGCACGGCGCTCGACCTGGTCAGGCAGATTGCCTCCCGCGACGACATGCCCGACATCTGTGTGGGCCTGGCGACCGGGTCGGCGATCAGCAGGTTGGGTGACGTCTTCGGTCCGTCGGTCAACCTGGCCGCAAGGCTCTCGCACGTTGCCCGCAGCAACCGGGTGCTGATCGACGAGGCGACAGCCGCGGCGCTCGACGACGAGTTCGACACCCGCACGCTCCCCCCGCGACCCCTGCGGGGGTTCGGCAACGTCTCGCCGATCACGGTGAGCGAACGCCGCGGCTTCCGCTCCCGATAGGCTGGTGGCGTGTCCTCACCCCAGCTCGCGGTCATCGGCGGC includes these proteins:
- a CDS encoding adenylate/guanylate cyclase domain-containing protein; the protein is MNRSDLRDDLARLILGGELNLTSTEVADKGGLSLEDGKRLWRALGFPDTGDAIAYGGPDVEAVATVAAAIETGVLDEESIFRLTRALGTTMSRLADWQVSTLVEQVEHDVQGGKSASRLEAAVGLATGVARGFEQLMIYAWRRHLAAAAARIEALGAADEELLSTVVTVGFADLSRFTLLSNELDDSTLGALVENFETRCSDIVTAHGGRVIKTLGDAVLFVTADAKEGTRTALDLVRQIASRDDMPDICVGLATGSAISRLGDVFGPSVNLAARLSHVARSNRVLIDEATAAALDDEFDTRTLPPRPLRGFGNVSPITVSERRGFRSR
- a CDS encoding acyl-CoA dehydrogenase family protein, with translation MNFALSSEHETFRRSVREFAEAEVAPHVAQWDKDHHFPVDLVHKMGDLGLFGLTAPEEFGGADGDFTSLCVAIEELGRVDQSVGITLEAGVGLGITPILEYGTQEQKEQWLPELVAGQKLAGFGLTEPGAGSDASATKTKAVVDGEEWVVNGSKQFITNSGSEITSLVTVTARTGTRDNGSPEISAIVLPAGTPGFVAEAPYDKLGWHISDTHPLSFTDARVPVDNLLGDRGRGYAQFLATLDDGRVAIAALAVGCIQACLDLCVEYAGDRTTFGVPIGAKQGVAFQIADLAVMAQAGRALTYQAAAMKDGGASSKDFKQAASIAKLYTSEAAVTATRIATQVFGGYGFMEEYPVARFYRDAKILEIGEGTSEVQRMLIARGLGLPVE
- a CDS encoding biotin--[acetyl-CoA-carboxylase] ligase, which produces MAYRDLDRPPLDAAVLRTALVGPDTFWTDVVVTAETGSTNADVAAAARAGGPEGTIHTTDLQTAGRGRMDRVWESPAGSGLIVSVLLRPAEVPAGRWVWLPLLVGLAVDATARECGVGSGLKWPNDVLVDGRKLAGILLERVDTPLGAAAIIGVGLNVSMRSDELPVETATSLALEGAAETDRTVVLRVFLRNLEALYRAWSASGGDPAAGIRDSYVRRCVTLGTRVRVSLPDGSSLEGQATGIDELGRLLVDGSAISAGDITHVRPAT
- a CDS encoding acyl-CoA carboxylase epsilon subunit, with translation MSPDPTEDAASSPAEPEPMLRVVKGDLTAEELAALVAVVAARNAAAANAAAGTKPRIRSQWGHPTRQARAPHRFGPDQWRRSAYGA
- a CDS encoding acyl-CoA carboxylase subunit beta encodes the protein MAERAAEKQHAKGRQSARERVEQLLDDGSFVELDALARHRSTAFGLESNRPLGDGVITGYGTMDGRQVCVFSQDFSIFGGSLGQVYGEKITKVMDLAIKSGCPIIGVNEGAGARIQEGVVSLGLYGEIFKRNVHASGVIPQISLIMGTNAGGHVYSPAVTDFVVMVDKTSNMFITGPDIIKTVTGEDVTMEDLGGARTHNTKSGNAHYMGADEEDAIEYVKALISYLPQNNMEEPEPYDEIADLEPSETDLALDTLIPDSANQPYDMHTVIESIVDDGDFLEVMPLFAPNILIGYGRVEGRSVGVVANQPMQLAGCLDIDASEKAARFVRTCDAFNIPVLTLVDVPGFLPGTGQEWDGIIRRGAKLIYAYAEATVPLVTVITRKAYGGAYDVMGSKHLGADINIAWPSAQIAVVGASGAVGILYRKEIAASEDPAATRAELMTAYEDELCNPYLAAERGYIDAVIEPSQTRAEVVKALRLLKTKRETLPPKKHGNIPL
- a CDS encoding PH domain-containing protein, which produces MSLPRKLMIDGEQTVTDTRTHIKVLLVPFLILLVVAGAGGFLINTVGGSGSGIPRWIVVAGMVILILWGSVLPFLKWLTWTYTLTNKRIVEQKGLLTRTGRVIPLSRVNDVAFEKNLNDRILGCGTLIIHDASEQAGLQLRDIPHIEAFHRTVSNLVFQTHDNSSSDESI
- a CDS encoding nucleoside triphosphate pyrophosphatase, with the protein product MRVILASASPARLATLRSAGIDPEVIVSGVDEDRIASADAANLAAALAQLKCRAVAEQVDADALVIGCDSVLAFEGEIFGKPAGPVEAAGRWRRMRGRSGVLHSGHCVRRAGREFVETASTVVHFADISDAEIDAYVATGEPLAVAGAFTIDGLGGAFITGIEGDHHNVVGLSLPLLRELVGDLGIAWTDLWRPSEG